A single region of the Paramicrobacterium fandaimingii genome encodes:
- a CDS encoding FAD-dependent oxidoreductase, with the protein MTTRDISTEVLIVGAGLGGVAAALAAADRGARVVLTEEFPWIGGQLTSQAVPPDEHPWVESFGVTARYRALRDGIRDVYRRRYPLTDGARAKGELNPGAGWVSKLCHEPKIAVGVLEEMLAPYRSNGSVRLLERMRPVGATTDGDAVTSVTLDSETGEPSITVHADYVIDATETGELLPLTGTAYVTGFESRTDTGEPSAPEQAQPDNVQALSVCFAVEHVDGDNTIERPENYDFWREYTPAAWQGNRMLSWTAPNPRTLEIDTRAFEPNPGDDALAVDADQSRNAGDKNLWYFRRIAARDLFEPGFYDSDICLVNWPSIDYFLAPVLDASRDVELEHYAKARQLSLSMLYWMQTEAPRADGGTGFPGLRLRPDVMGSSDGLAQAPYHRESRRIRALTTITENDVSYAVRGDAGATRYADSVGVGMYRVDLHPSTGGDTYIDVASTPFEIPLGALIPQRTTNLLAANKNIGTTHITNGCYRLHPVEWNIGEAAGHLAAYCLDQKTTPHVVHADVTRLSDYQAELDAAGVERHWPEGRTFAY; encoded by the coding sequence GTGACAACGCGTGACATCTCTACCGAAGTTCTCATCGTCGGCGCTGGGCTGGGCGGCGTAGCCGCCGCGCTCGCCGCTGCCGACCGAGGTGCGCGGGTGGTGCTGACCGAAGAGTTCCCGTGGATCGGAGGGCAACTCACATCCCAGGCCGTTCCACCAGACGAGCATCCGTGGGTTGAATCGTTCGGCGTCACCGCGCGCTACCGAGCGCTGCGCGACGGCATCCGAGATGTCTATCGTCGTCGTTACCCTCTGACCGACGGTGCCCGGGCCAAGGGCGAGCTGAATCCCGGCGCCGGGTGGGTGTCGAAGCTCTGCCACGAACCGAAGATCGCCGTCGGCGTGCTCGAAGAGATGCTCGCCCCGTATCGCTCGAACGGCAGCGTCCGACTGCTCGAGCGGATGCGCCCTGTCGGTGCGACGACTGACGGTGACGCCGTGACCTCCGTCACGCTCGACTCCGAGACTGGCGAGCCGAGCATCACAGTGCACGCCGATTACGTAATCGATGCGACCGAGACGGGGGAGCTGCTTCCGCTCACCGGAACGGCGTACGTCACGGGGTTCGAATCCCGCACTGACACAGGTGAGCCCAGTGCCCCCGAGCAGGCGCAGCCCGACAACGTACAAGCGCTCAGCGTTTGCTTTGCCGTTGAGCACGTCGACGGCGACAACACGATCGAGCGTCCCGAGAACTACGATTTCTGGCGCGAATACACGCCCGCGGCATGGCAGGGGAACCGGATGCTGTCGTGGACAGCGCCGAACCCGCGCACACTCGAGATCGACACGCGTGCGTTCGAGCCGAACCCGGGGGACGACGCGCTTGCCGTCGATGCCGATCAGTCGCGCAACGCCGGTGACAAGAACCTCTGGTATTTCCGTCGCATTGCCGCTCGTGACCTGTTCGAACCGGGGTTCTACGACAGTGACATCTGCCTGGTGAACTGGCCAAGCATCGACTACTTCCTCGCTCCTGTGCTCGACGCCTCGCGCGATGTGGAGCTCGAGCACTATGCCAAGGCGCGGCAGCTGAGCCTCTCGATGCTCTATTGGATGCAGACGGAGGCCCCGCGGGCTGACGGCGGAACGGGCTTCCCCGGGCTGCGGCTGCGCCCCGACGTCATGGGGTCGAGCGATGGCCTGGCACAGGCGCCGTACCACCGCGAGTCCCGACGCATCCGCGCACTGACGACGATCACAGAGAACGATGTGTCGTACGCGGTGCGCGGCGACGCCGGTGCCACCCGCTATGCCGATTCGGTGGGAGTCGGCATGTATCGCGTTGACCTGCACCCGTCGACGGGTGGTGACACGTACATCGACGTGGCATCCACCCCCTTTGAGATTCCCCTCGGCGCACTCATTCCTCAGCGCACGACGAACCTCCTCGCCGCGAACAAGAACATCGGCACCACTCACATCACGAACGGCTGCTATCGCCTGCACCCGGTGGAGTGGAACATTGGCGAGGCCGCGGGGCATCTTGCCGCGTACTGCCTCGATCAGAAGACCACACCGCACGTCGTGCACGCCGATGTGACGCGCCTGAGTGACTACCAGGCCGAACTTGACGCTGCCGGCGTCGAGCGGCACTGGCCCGAAGGCCGCACTTTCGCCTACTGA
- a CDS encoding LacI family DNA-binding transcriptional regulator: protein MPRHRFTQSDVAAMAGVSQSTVSFVLNDNLPAGVRISDETRSRVLEAIRITGYAANPIAQRLAGGRNQILGVFTYETTFPRGGQDFYGAFLVGIEHAAEKLGVDMLLFTSARVVDGRRRLSRDGWQRLGAADGCLLLGQQEDRGELEHLLDTSYPFVFIGKRESEGRRLPYVGADYVAATMRQVERLAELGHTRIGYAGQQSSDQPTLDRLEGYRSAMRSRGLPLRYVDVHDITAGAEEIAERRLTAMLIAPEIDSDALADALEARGMSVPHTMSLLLLGQPNQLQHRSRRAWSGFVVPREEMGARALVLLSRIVDQESSETRSPEGRMPNPPVLDDADFHQMLDCPDLDGETLAAAPATANTPEGTIRDNA from the coding sequence ATGCCGCGCCACCGGTTCACCCAATCCGACGTCGCCGCAATGGCGGGGGTCAGCCAGTCGACGGTGAGTTTCGTACTCAACGACAATCTCCCGGCGGGCGTGCGCATCTCAGACGAGACGCGGAGCCGAGTTCTCGAGGCAATACGTATTACTGGGTATGCGGCAAACCCCATCGCGCAGCGTCTCGCCGGAGGGCGCAATCAGATTCTCGGCGTCTTCACGTATGAGACGACATTCCCGCGGGGCGGCCAGGACTTCTACGGAGCATTCCTCGTCGGCATCGAGCACGCGGCAGAAAAACTCGGTGTCGACATGCTGCTCTTCACTTCGGCGCGCGTCGTCGACGGCAGGCGGCGTCTGTCGCGCGACGGCTGGCAGCGCCTCGGAGCCGCAGACGGCTGCCTTCTGCTCGGTCAGCAGGAAGACCGTGGCGAGCTCGAGCACCTCCTCGACACCAGCTACCCGTTCGTCTTCATCGGCAAACGCGAGAGCGAAGGACGACGTCTTCCCTACGTTGGTGCCGACTACGTCGCGGCGACCATGCGTCAGGTTGAGCGGCTCGCCGAGCTTGGCCACACCCGCATCGGCTACGCAGGCCAGCAGAGCTCGGACCAGCCAACGCTCGATCGACTCGAGGGGTACCGCAGCGCCATGCGCTCGCGCGGCCTTCCCCTGCGGTATGTCGACGTGCACGATATCACGGCAGGCGCGGAAGAAATCGCCGAGCGGCGACTGACCGCCATGCTGATCGCTCCCGAGATCGATTCGGATGCTCTCGCCGACGCACTCGAAGCACGCGGTATGAGCGTGCCGCACACCATGTCGCTTCTGCTGCTCGGCCAGCCGAACCAGCTTCAGCACCGCAGTCGACGCGCCTGGTCGGGGTTCGTCGTTCCCCGAGAGGAGATGGGGGCGCGTGCCCTCGTGCTGCTCTCGCGCATCGTTGACCAGGAATCGTCAGAGACGCGATCGCCCGAAGGCAGAATGCCGAACCCTCCGGTTCTCGACGATGCCGACTTCCACCAGATGCTCGACTGCCCCGATCTCGACGGCGAGACGCTTGCCGCCGCCCCCGCGACCGCCAACACACCAGAAGGAACAATTCGTGACAACGCGTGA
- a CDS encoding VOC family protein — protein sequence MELTATRIITDDVQRLVEFYERITGIRAIWLHELFAELRTDSGTLAFASSATVQFLGDGSAEAGANRSVILDIRVDDVDASYLTLRDVVDVFVNEPTTMPWGNRSLLFRDPDGNLVNVFTPPAH from the coding sequence ATGGAATTAACCGCAACGCGCATCATCACGGACGACGTCCAGCGCCTCGTCGAATTCTACGAACGCATCACCGGCATTCGGGCAATCTGGCTCCACGAGTTGTTTGCCGAGCTGCGCACCGATTCGGGAACCCTTGCGTTTGCCAGCTCGGCCACGGTGCAGTTTCTCGGCGACGGTTCGGCCGAAGCCGGAGCGAACCGCTCGGTGATTCTCGACATTCGCGTTGACGATGTCGACGCGAGCTACCTCACGTTGCGCGATGTGGTCGACGTGTTCGTGAATGAACCGACGACAATGCCGTGGGGCAACCGCTCACTGCTCTTCCGCGACCCAGACGGCAACCTCGTCAACGTCTTCACACCGCCAGCCCACTGA
- a CDS encoding multidrug effflux MFS transporter produces MNARRTGSEAAESPKRQRGLIVLLGVMAALGPMTVDMYLPALPEITREFGTNEATIQLTLTGSLLGMGVGSLLFGLLSDARGRRMPLIIGLSVHVLFSVASAFAGNVILLIIFRTLQGVGSAAAPSIAMAIVRDISHGRAASVRYSMIMMVSMSAPIVAPLIGSLILLGTDWHGIFIAQGVMSAVLVVLGLLFLPETRPERVPLRESRVFAGAAALFSDRMFVGAALSQMAMMAASFCYISGLSFVAQDWYGVSEQVYGVILAVGAVVMLFMNPLSPLLLRRFMPHKVQIIGLVGALTSATLIMVSAGSLGLVGVTIFAWLCIGFQQLVIPNNQAMGLWDHAPRAGLAAAMIGTAGTIGAAVSAPLLGLAGTDNGFSMGFGMFAFYAVSLAASVFIIGFKNDDLTTRPIPVVR; encoded by the coding sequence ATGAACGCGCGCCGCACAGGCAGCGAGGCTGCGGAGAGCCCCAAGCGGCAACGTGGGCTCATCGTGCTGCTCGGTGTGATGGCGGCGCTCGGCCCAATGACCGTCGACATGTACCTGCCGGCGCTGCCCGAGATCACGCGCGAGTTCGGTACAAACGAGGCGACGATTCAGCTCACGCTGACTGGGTCGTTGCTCGGCATGGGCGTCGGATCGCTTCTGTTTGGGCTGCTGTCGGATGCCCGAGGGCGACGCATGCCGCTGATCATCGGGCTGTCTGTGCACGTGCTCTTCTCTGTCGCGTCGGCCTTCGCCGGCAACGTGATTCTGCTCATCATCTTCCGTACCCTGCAGGGCGTGGGATCGGCAGCCGCGCCGAGCATCGCCATGGCGATCGTGCGCGACATCTCGCATGGCCGCGCAGCATCCGTTCGCTATTCGATGATCATGATGGTGTCGATGAGCGCGCCCATCGTCGCGCCCCTGATCGGCTCGCTCATTCTGCTTGGCACCGACTGGCACGGCATTTTCATTGCACAGGGTGTGATGTCGGCGGTGCTCGTGGTGCTCGGGCTGCTGTTTCTGCCCGAAACACGGCCGGAGCGCGTGCCGCTACGCGAGTCGCGCGTGTTCGCCGGTGCCGCCGCTCTCTTCTCTGACCGCATGTTCGTCGGCGCCGCCCTCTCGCAGATGGCGATGATGGCCGCGAGCTTCTGCTATATCTCGGGGCTGAGCTTCGTCGCTCAAGACTGGTACGGCGTCTCCGAGCAGGTGTACGGCGTGATTCTTGCGGTGGGCGCCGTCGTGATGCTGTTCATGAACCCGCTCAGCCCGCTGCTGCTGCGGCGCTTCATGCCGCACAAGGTGCAGATCATCGGGCTGGTGGGCGCGCTGACGTCGGCCACGCTGATCATGGTGAGCGCCGGATCGCTCGGGCTTGTCGGCGTCACCATCTTCGCGTGGCTCTGCATTGGATTTCAGCAGCTGGTCATTCCGAACAACCAGGCGATGGGGCTCTGGGACCATGCGCCTCGGGCGGGTCTCGCCGCAGCAATGATCGGCACGGCCGGCACCATCGGTGCTGCCGTGTCGGCGCCGCTCTTGGGGCTAGCGGGAACCGACAATGGCTTCAGCATGGGCTTCGGCATGTTCGCGTTCTACGCGGTCTCGCTCGCGGCATCCGTGTTCATCATCGGTTTCAAGAATGACGATCTGACGACGCGCCCGATTCCCGTCGTGCGGTAG
- a CDS encoding HPr family phosphocarrier protein encodes MSERQATVASASGLHARPAKLFVQAVQKTGLPVTISVADGDDLNAGSVLSLMGLGAPRGTVVTLKAEGDGADAALDELVALVETDLDVE; translated from the coding sequence ATGTCGGAACGACAGGCCACTGTCGCCAGCGCCTCGGGGCTTCACGCCCGCCCAGCGAAGCTCTTCGTGCAGGCCGTTCAGAAGACCGGCCTCCCGGTAACGATCTCGGTCGCAGACGGGGATGACCTCAACGCCGGCAGCGTCCTCTCGCTCATGGGGCTGGGCGCGCCGCGCGGCACCGTCGTCACACTGAAGGCCGAGGGCGACGGCGCAGACGCGGCGCTGGACGAGCTCGTTGCGCTCGTGGAGACAGACCTCGACGTGGAGTAG